From a single Petroclostridium xylanilyticum genomic region:
- the pseC gene encoding UDP-4-amino-4,6-dideoxy-N-acetyl-beta-L-altrosamine transaminase → MRSFIPYGQQWIDEDDVQAVIKTLKSDYLTTGPKIKQFEEKLKEVAGAEYAVAIANGTAALHAACFAAGIQEGDEVITSPITFAASANCVLYMGAKPVFADIDPATYNIHPDEIRKKITKKTKAIIPVHFTGQPCDMDEIIKIAKEYDLMVIEDGAHALGAEYKGKKIGSIGDMTTFSFHPVKHITTGEGGAITTNSKELYEKLLIFRTHGITRDVEKMTKDEGPWYYEQHFLGYNYRITDFQAALGISQLKKLELFLEKRRKYVKQYNDAFKDIEGIVIPYQLPQTISAWHLYIIQLELQKLAVGRKEIFQELRSRNIGVNVHYIPVYYHPYYQKLGYQKGLCPHAEKLYDRMITLPLFPKMQSEDVEYVIQSVKEIVGKYRIG, encoded by the coding sequence ATGAGAAGTTTTATTCCTTATGGACAACAGTGGATTGATGAGGATGATGTTCAGGCGGTGATTAAAACATTAAAGAGTGATTATCTCACTACTGGCCCTAAGATAAAGCAATTTGAAGAAAAGCTTAAAGAGGTGGCAGGAGCTGAGTATGCAGTAGCCATAGCCAATGGTACTGCAGCACTTCATGCGGCTTGTTTTGCAGCGGGCATTCAAGAAGGGGATGAGGTAATTACTTCACCTATAACATTTGCAGCTTCAGCCAATTGTGTCCTATATATGGGAGCAAAACCTGTTTTTGCAGATATTGATCCCGCTACATATAATATTCATCCTGATGAAATTAGAAAAAAGATTACCAAGAAGACAAAGGCAATTATTCCAGTGCATTTTACCGGGCAACCCTGTGACATGGACGAGATTATAAAGATTGCAAAAGAATATGATTTAATGGTAATTGAAGATGGCGCCCATGCACTAGGTGCCGAATATAAAGGAAAAAAAATCGGCAGCATCGGAGATATGACTACTTTTAGCTTCCACCCTGTTAAGCACATCACGACGGGTGAAGGTGGAGCTATTACAACAAATAGTAAAGAATTATATGAGAAATTACTAATATTTAGAACCCATGGAATTACGCGAGATGTTGAAAAAATGACGAAGGATGAAGGGCCATGGTATTATGAACAGCATTTTTTAGGATATAATTACAGGATTACAGATTTCCAGGCTGCTTTAGGTATAAGTCAGTTGAAAAAGCTGGAATTATTTTTGGAAAAGAGAAGGAAGTATGTAAAACAATATAACGATGCTTTTAAAGATATAGAAGGAATCGTTATCCCTTATCAACTTCCACAGACTATTTCTGCCTGGCATTTATATATTATACAGCTGGAATTACAAAAGTTAGCAGTAGGAAGAAAAGAGATTTTTCAAGAGTTACGGAGTAGAAATATAGGGGTAAATGTGCATTACATTCCAGTATATTACCATCCCTATTACCAAAAACTCGGCTATCAAAAGGGTCTATGTCCTCATGCCGAAAAGCTTTACGATAGGATGATAACCCTTCCTTTGTTTCCTAAGATGCAAAGCGAAGATGTAGAATATGTTATACAGAGTGTAAAAGAAATCGTCGGTAAATATAGAATAGGGTAA
- the pseG gene encoding UDP-2,4-diacetamido-2,4,6-trideoxy-beta-L-altropyranose hydrolase has protein sequence MNIAFRVDGGIEIGMGHVMRCISLAKEFRNAGCAIYFFSRIQEGINKISDESFNVIRLAHETSSNDIGISDFYWETSALICLIAKYDIELLIVDTYLVDEMYFQALRPHLKRIAYIDDLNRFVYPVDILINGNLTGEYEKYIKYSDNELMLLGLKYNLIRDEFRNLPKRIINHEVKEIMITTGGTDPYHLSLKIAQWILRDEYFKNIKLNVVIGGGFKNIEQLEELSKHYSNLVLYQNVKYMSEIMLCSDIAISAGGSTLYELCACGTPALALIMADNQEQLVQKFDELGYMQSLGWYHQLKEKPFINQLKSLCNDYNRRCYLANQNQKVVDGYGTQRVAREILARAIVD, from the coding sequence ATGAATATCGCTTTTAGAGTAGATGGCGGCATTGAAATCGGGATGGGGCATGTCATGCGTTGTATATCCCTGGCGAAAGAGTTTAGAAATGCAGGATGTGCAATATATTTTTTTAGCAGGATACAGGAAGGTATTAACAAGATATCGGATGAGAGCTTTAACGTTATTCGGTTAGCTCATGAAACGTCTTCAAATGACATAGGAATATCGGACTTTTATTGGGAAACATCCGCACTAATCTGTCTTATCGCCAAGTATGATATAGAGTTATTAATTGTCGATACTTATTTGGTAGACGAGATGTATTTTCAAGCTTTAAGGCCTCATCTTAAGAGAATAGCATACATCGATGATTTAAACAGATTTGTATATCCTGTGGATATTCTTATCAATGGAAATCTTACCGGGGAATATGAAAAATATATAAAATATTCCGACAATGAATTAATGCTTTTAGGACTGAAATATAACCTTATACGGGATGAATTCAGGAATCTTCCTAAAAGAATTATAAATCATGAAGTAAAAGAAATTATGATTACCACGGGTGGAACAGATCCATATCATCTGAGTCTCAAAATAGCACAGTGGATTCTAAGGGATGAATATTTTAAAAATATTAAATTAAATGTGGTCATTGGCGGAGGATTTAAAAATATTGAGCAATTGGAAGAATTGAGTAAGCATTATTCCAATTTAGTTTTATATCAGAATGTAAAATACATGTCAGAGATTATGCTCTGTTCTGATATAGCCATATCCGCAGGAGGAAGTACACTTTATGAGCTATGTGCCTGCGGTACACCTGCTCTTGCATTGATCATGGCAGACAACCAGGAGCAGTTAGTCCAAAAATTTGATGAACTCGGTTATATGCAATCTTTAGGCTGGTATCATCAACTGAAAGAGAAACCTTTTATAAATCAATTAAAGTCCTTATGCAATGATTATAATAGAAGATGTTATTTAGCCAATCAAAATCAAAAGGTGGTAGACGGCTACGGCACGCAGCGGGTTGCAAGAGAAATTCTGGCACGAGCTATAGTAGATTGA
- a CDS encoding cytidylyltransferase domain-containing protein: MKKEVVCIIQARIGSERLPGKVIKELCGIPMIEHIVKRLKKARTIDKIIVATSANTENDILAQKIQNTDAVLFRGNEEDVLRRYVDAVKAIGGDYIIRVTGDCPLVSAEVIDELAEKFVSSNVDYMRVDVPDTFARGFDAEIFTKEALMKANQLAHKEMYREHVTLYMYRHPEIFSVSKLVAKEEWRRPHYRLCVDTPEDFEVVSNIYNGLYEEGSYFTVDEIIRYLDAHPEVASINQDIVQKHV, from the coding sequence ATGAAAAAAGAGGTAGTATGTATTATACAGGCTAGAATAGGATCAGAGCGTTTACCAGGAAAGGTTATTAAGGAACTTTGCGGAATCCCGATGATTGAACACATTGTTAAAAGGTTAAAAAAGGCTAGAACCATTGATAAAATTATAGTCGCAACATCTGCAAATACTGAAAATGATATTTTAGCTCAAAAAATTCAAAATACAGATGCTGTTTTGTTCCGCGGAAATGAGGAAGATGTCCTAAGAAGATATGTAGACGCAGTAAAAGCTATTGGAGGAGATTACATCATTCGTGTAACAGGTGATTGTCCGTTGGTTTCAGCGGAAGTAATTGATGAACTGGCAGAAAAATTTGTAAGTAGTAACGTAGATTACATGAGAGTAGATGTTCCTGACACTTTTGCAAGGGGGTTTGATGCAGAGATTTTCACTAAAGAAGCTTTAATGAAAGCTAACCAACTTGCTCATAAAGAGATGTATAGGGAGCATGTGACTTTGTATATGTATAGACATCCTGAGATATTTTCAGTTTCAAAGTTGGTGGCCAAGGAAGAATGGAGAAGACCACATTATCGCTTATGTGTAGATACTCCTGAAGATTTTGAGGTAGTTTCTAATATTTATAATGGTCTTTATGAAGAAGGAAGCTACTTTACCGTTGATGAAATTATTCGATATCTTGATGCCCATCCGGAGGTAGCGTCTATTAATCAGGATATTGTACAAAAGCATGTATAG
- the neuB gene encoding N-acetylneuraminate synthase, which produces MRKIKVGNRFIGDTYPCFIIAEAGSNHDRDLGQAKKLIDVAVEAGADAVKFQTFTADKIAANISHPIMQLGQEYEGVPTLFELYKGLELPREWQTELKRYADEKGIMFLSTPFDYDAVEELDALGMECYKIASFEMVDIPFLKYIAKKQKPIILSTGMAAMGEIEEALQAIYGQGNEQVVLLHCGISYPMPVEEVNLAAMDTMKQAFQVPIGYSDHTLGMTVPIAAVARGAKVIEKHFTLDRKLKGPDHKFAIEPHELKAMVKAIRDTEKAIGSPVKALAQVEEIHHRRGRRSIFAKTDIPKGTIITEDMLAVLRPGIGLMPKYFDIVVGRVAQNDIKKNEPITWDKI; this is translated from the coding sequence ATGAGAAAGATAAAAGTTGGTAATAGATTCATAGGAGACACTTATCCCTGTTTTATCATTGCCGAAGCAGGCAGCAATCATGACCGGGATCTGGGACAGGCTAAGAAGCTCATCGATGTGGCTGTAGAAGCGGGGGCGGATGCTGTGAAGTTTCAGACCTTTACGGCAGACAAGATAGCGGCGAATATTTCTCATCCTATTATGCAATTGGGACAGGAATATGAAGGAGTACCTACCCTTTTTGAGTTGTATAAAGGGTTGGAACTTCCGAGAGAATGGCAGACCGAACTGAAAAGGTATGCAGATGAAAAAGGAATCATGTTTTTATCCACACCTTTTGATTATGATGCAGTAGAAGAATTGGACGCATTAGGTATGGAATGTTACAAAATTGCTTCTTTTGAGATGGTGGATATTCCTTTTTTAAAATATATTGCCAAAAAACAAAAGCCAATTATCTTATCAACAGGAATGGCTGCAATGGGGGAAATTGAAGAGGCATTACAGGCTATTTATGGACAGGGGAATGAACAAGTCGTATTGCTTCATTGCGGTATCAGCTATCCTATGCCTGTGGAAGAAGTCAATCTTGCAGCGATGGATACTATGAAACAAGCATTTCAGGTCCCTATAGGGTATTCAGATCATACTTTAGGCATGACCGTTCCCATTGCTGCAGTTGCCAGGGGGGCTAAAGTGATTGAAAAACATTTTACACTGGACCGCAAACTGAAAGGACCGGACCATAAATTTGCCATAGAACCGCATGAGTTAAAGGCTATGGTAAAAGCCATCAGGGATACGGAAAAAGCTATCGGTTCCCCTGTCAAAGCATTAGCACAAGTAGAAGAAATACATCATCGACGAGGAAGAAGAAGCATCTTTGCAAAGACAGACATTCCAAAAGGTACTATCATTACAGAAGATATGCTTGCTGTTTTACGGCCAGGAATAGGGCTTATGCCCAAATATTTTGATATCGTGGTAGGAAGAGTAGCACAAAATGATATTAAAAAAAATGAGCCAATTACATGGGATAAGATATGA
- a CDS encoding ATP-grasp domain-containing protein has translation MRLLVTAIGKRVQLIKHLRKHFEVIGIDCSELVPARFFVSSFYQTVRFSEDSYIDKLLDICQKEKVNIILPLYEQEFILLDAYRKQLKAIGTFLMLSNKTVLATCNDKWATYKFFLDNDINTPKSYISLEEGYNFPLFIKPRTGMGSQQAFKANNTEELYFYFNRIKNPIVQEFVEGKEYTIDCICGMDGRPVSVVPRERLEVRAGEVSKSRTCKDAAIIDAAVDVCEKLGAIGPITIQCIKTAQGDIKFIEINPRVGGGVPLTFEAGVDYGTILKKMAMGEKVEPLIGQFKEITMLRYDEAVFI, from the coding sequence ATGCGATTATTGGTTACTGCTATAGGGAAAAGGGTTCAGCTTATAAAACATTTAAGAAAGCACTTTGAAGTGATTGGAATAGATTGTTCTGAACTTGTACCTGCAAGATTTTTTGTAAGTAGTTTTTATCAGACTGTAAGATTTAGTGAGGACTCATACATTGATAAATTACTTGACATTTGTCAAAAAGAAAAAGTTAATATTATACTTCCATTATATGAGCAAGAATTTATTTTATTAGATGCTTATCGCAAGCAGTTAAAAGCTATAGGAACTTTTTTAATGTTATCTAATAAAACCGTATTGGCTACATGCAACGACAAATGGGCAACATATAAATTCTTTTTAGATAATGATATCAACACTCCCAAAAGTTATATATCCTTGGAAGAAGGATATAATTTTCCCCTGTTTATAAAGCCCAGAACAGGAATGGGAAGCCAGCAAGCTTTTAAGGCAAACAATACGGAGGAATTGTATTTTTATTTTAACAGGATAAAAAACCCTATTGTTCAGGAATTTGTAGAAGGGAAAGAGTACACAATAGACTGCATTTGCGGCATGGACGGCAGGCCGGTTTCAGTTGTTCCAAGAGAACGGTTGGAAGTCAGGGCTGGAGAAGTATCAAAATCCAGGACATGCAAGGATGCTGCAATCATTGATGCAGCAGTAGATGTATGTGAGAAACTGGGGGCGATAGGCCCTATTACAATACAGTGTATCAAGACAGCACAGGGAGATATTAAGTTTATAGAGATTAATCCCAGAGTAGGTGGAGGGGTTCCTTTAACCTTTGAGGCAGGAGTGGATTATGGAACGATTTTAAAGAAGATGGCAATGGGGGAAAAGGTAGAACCTTTGATTGGTCAGTTCAAAGAAATTACCATGCTCAGATATGATGAGGCGGTATTTATATGA
- a CDS encoding glycosyltransferase family 4 protein, translating into MNILHLTTFLQGGAGRIIYELALAQHNMGYHVTVITGKTSEPGYCNYDEYIEGLKDNGVCIYQIDSMFKRELHLNLEVAGAARDIIYKNNIDIIHAHAAIPGFVGVIARSGKRKYIPVLQTMHGWGTNKSLLHEKMDIIIMNGLDQIVAVSKSDKNLLEEKGVDREKIKVIYNGVTESNVDVGGSDETLLEIKSFKEKGFKVIGCIGTVCERKNQSLLLDVFNQIVKTHKAVCVFIGEGDLIPVLEERAAQYGVEQFVKFYGYKQNASKYLREFDCLVLPSNSEGLPLTVLEAFREKVPVIASNIPIFKEIIDDRHTGYLFKANDATSLMSILGQVLSTLKKDTNFLVEVAYGFYEKCFSTKAMIENYNNLYLDLVSR; encoded by the coding sequence TTGAATATATTACATTTAACAACCTTTTTACAGGGGGGGGCCGGCAGGATTATCTATGAACTGGCACTTGCCCAACATAATATGGGGTATCATGTAACGGTCATTACAGGCAAAACTTCAGAGCCCGGATATTGTAATTACGATGAATACATAGAAGGTCTAAAAGATAATGGTGTATGCATATATCAAATAGATTCTATGTTCAAACGGGAACTTCATCTTAATCTTGAAGTCGCCGGAGCAGCAAGAGATATAATTTATAAAAATAATATTGATATAATTCATGCTCATGCAGCAATTCCTGGGTTTGTCGGGGTAATTGCAAGGTCCGGCAAAAGGAAATATATTCCTGTACTCCAGACAATGCACGGTTGGGGAACTAATAAATCTCTTTTACATGAAAAAATGGATATAATCATTATGAACGGATTGGATCAGATTGTGGCTGTCTCCAAAAGTGATAAAAATCTTTTAGAAGAAAAAGGAGTAGATAGGGAAAAAATTAAAGTTATTTATAATGGTGTAACTGAAAGTAATGTAGATGTTGGCGGCAGTGATGAAACATTATTAGAGATAAAAAGTTTTAAAGAAAAAGGGTTTAAGGTTATTGGATGTATCGGTACGGTTTGTGAACGAAAAAACCAATCTCTTTTATTAGATGTGTTTAATCAAATTGTTAAGACGCATAAGGCAGTGTGTGTTTTTATTGGTGAAGGCGATTTAATTCCTGTTTTAGAAGAACGTGCAGCACAATATGGAGTAGAACAATTTGTAAAGTTCTATGGTTATAAACAAAATGCAAGCAAATATTTAAGAGAATTTGATTGCCTTGTCTTGCCTTCCAATAGTGAAGGGTTACCACTTACCGTATTAGAAGCTTTTAGAGAAAAAGTGCCTGTTATTGCAAGTAATATTCCTATATTTAAAGAGATTATTGATGATAGACATACTGGATATTTGTTTAAAGCTAATGATGCTACTTCGCTAATGTCAATTTTAGGACAAGTTCTATCTACTTTAAAAAAAGATACTAACTTTTTAGTAGAGGTTGCCTATGGGTTTTATGAAAAATGTTTTTCGACAAAAGCAATGATAGAAAATTATAATAATTTGTATTTGGATTTAGTTTCCAGATAA
- a CDS encoding glycosyltransferase, producing the protein MPVYNGENLLNCTINNILNQTYKDFTFIIVNDHSDDNTLNILNSHRDRTEKIKIVNSTNKKGIVAALNEGINHLDNDCEYVARMDCGDICTLNRIEKQVKFLDSNMNYVAVGSQFEMFCEEGNLGEGILRFQDYSNCICNYEDIKENYTVMAMFAHPTLMFRKAIFNIIGVYDEKYYPAEDYEIVSRLLTRNFKVHKIPEILVKCRFTPNEGISQVKRTEQVKVSLRIKLEFIKNNFLNVQNRKNVIIWGIKEFAGYLEEELRDPKYQAIVKCFTDFDETSWGKNKNGLPIISPEEVMRNITSDDIIITMWNIERERIISFLNENGLKRNKNYFVFS; encoded by the coding sequence ATGCCGGTATATAATGGTGAAAATCTATTGAATTGCACTATAAATAATATCTTAAATCAAACTTATAAAGATTTCACGTTTATTATTGTAAATGACCATTCTGATGACAATACTTTAAATATATTGAACAGTCACAGGGACAGAACTGAAAAGATAAAAATTGTTAATTCCACTAACAAAAAAGGAATTGTTGCTGCACTAAATGAAGGAATTAATCATTTGGATAATGATTGTGAATATGTGGCACGAATGGACTGTGGTGATATATGTACATTAAATAGAATCGAGAAACAGGTAAAATTTCTGGATTCAAATATGAATTATGTTGCTGTGGGTTCACAGTTTGAAATGTTTTGTGAAGAAGGTAACCTTGGCGAAGGGATATTAAGATTTCAGGACTATTCCAATTGTATTTGCAACTATGAAGATATTAAAGAGAATTATACCGTTATGGCAATGTTTGCCCATCCTACATTAATGTTTAGGAAAGCTATTTTTAACATCATTGGAGTCTATGATGAAAAGTATTACCCTGCAGAAGATTATGAGATTGTTAGTAGGCTGCTAACTCGAAACTTTAAAGTGCATAAAATACCGGAAATATTAGTAAAATGTAGATTTACGCCAAATGAAGGAATAAGTCAAGTCAAAAGAACAGAACAAGTCAAAGTCTCTTTAAGAATCAAATTAGAATTTATAAAAAATAACTTTTTAAATGTTCAAAATAGAAAGAATGTTATTATTTGGGGGATAAAAGAATTTGCAGGATATTTAGAAGAAGAATTGAGGGATCCAAAATACCAAGCTATAGTAAAATGCTTCACTGACTTTGATGAAACCTCATGGGGGAAAAATAAGAATGGATTGCCTATTATTTCTCCTGAGGAAGTTATGAGAAATATAACAAGTGATGATATAATTATTACTATGTGGAATATAGAGAGAGAACGGATAATAAGCTTTTTAAATGAGAATGGACTAAAAAGAAACAAAAACTATTTCGTTTTTTCATAA
- a CDS encoding glycosyltransferase: MLVIHSASSQVIKKVVSQIANKDNVYVLTFPKNRGTFSSIAKELYFEKDDIRISAYKVVGQVRKIIKEKKIDYLIGAYSNNYGTNYENLRVLFSKIKVYQKEIYNRRLEKVTYKCTFKEKLIEFYYTYEIKILPVLNAFLKLYRKCTKTQPEQIKKIMFINNTYGMGGVETLLYEWGNCLSKAYTVICVCDTNGEIYNMYRESNIVTYLHREKVYNEACSFNFYYYIKKVMKKEKPDAVIIAGADTILPATLASIFAKVPKIIKINNGVFYEVMNNKPVGMQLRLFSDFYHSIIAVSNSVRNNIHELGIKEHLIRVIYGSSIDVNNIKRKNYEVIDEMNTDKKNVVCISRLSAEKGVDVFIKAISCIDKDTLDQLRFFIIGDGPEKNTLIELSQKLSVGKYVSFMGFRNDIDNILNSSYITVLSSHTEGLPLCILESMAMSKVCICSNVGGIPEIIEHDKNGFLFEDGNYKELAHYITICVNNENMLQKMQETAYDTIKNKFDINVIIKDINNLIH; this comes from the coding sequence GTGTTGGTTATTCATTCAGCTTCAAGTCAAGTGATTAAGAAGGTAGTATCACAAATTGCAAATAAAGATAATGTATATGTATTGACCTTTCCCAAAAATAGAGGTACATTTTCTAGTATTGCCAAAGAACTTTATTTTGAAAAAGACGATATAAGAATTAGTGCTTATAAAGTAGTTGGGCAGGTTCGAAAAATAATAAAGGAGAAAAAAATAGATTATTTAATAGGTGCATACAGTAATAATTACGGAACCAATTATGAAAATTTAAGGGTATTATTTTCAAAGATAAAAGTTTACCAAAAAGAGATATATAATCGGCGGCTTGAAAAAGTAACTTATAAGTGTACCTTTAAAGAAAAGCTTATAGAATTTTATTATACTTATGAAATAAAAATCTTACCAGTATTGAATGCTTTTCTTAAATTATATCGAAAGTGTACTAAAACTCAACCTGAACAAATTAAGAAGATTATGTTTATCAATAACACCTATGGGATGGGTGGAGTAGAGACTTTATTGTATGAATGGGGAAATTGTTTATCCAAAGCCTATACAGTTATTTGTGTATGTGATACTAATGGTGAAATATATAATATGTACAGAGAGAGTAATATAGTAACATATTTGCATAGGGAAAAAGTTTATAATGAAGCTTGCAGCTTTAATTTTTATTATTATATCAAAAAAGTAATGAAGAAAGAAAAGCCAGATGCTGTTATAATAGCAGGTGCAGATACAATTTTGCCTGCTACCTTAGCTTCAATCTTCGCTAAAGTGCCGAAAATCATAAAAATAAATAATGGTGTGTTTTACGAAGTGATGAATAATAAGCCTGTAGGCATGCAGTTGAGATTATTCTCAGATTTTTACCATTCCATTATTGCGGTAAGTAATTCGGTCAGGAATAATATACATGAATTAGGAATAAAAGAACATTTAATAAGAGTAATCTATGGATCCTCTATAGATGTCAACAATATAAAAAGAAAAAATTATGAGGTAATAGATGAAATGAATACAGATAAAAAGAACGTAGTGTGTATAAGCAGATTATCTGCTGAAAAAGGTGTGGATGTTTTTATAAAAGCAATCAGCTGTATAGATAAAGATACTTTAGACCAATTAAGATTTTTTATAATAGGAGATGGCCCTGAAAAAAATACATTGATAGAATTAAGTCAAAAGCTTAGTGTGGGCAAGTATGTAAGTTTTATGGGATTTAGGAACGATATAGATAATATATTAAATAGCAGTTATATTACTGTGTTATCTTCACATACAGAAGGTTTGCCGCTGTGTATACTTGAATCGATGGCAATGTCAAAAGTATGCATATGTTCAAATGTAGGTGGGATTCCTGAGATAATTGAGCATGATAAAAATGGTTTCTTATTTGAAGATGGTAATTACAAAGAACTAGCCCATTACATAACTATATGTGTCAATAACGAAAATATGCTTCAAAAGATGCAGGAAACTGCGTATGATACTATTAAAAATAAATTTGACATAAATGTAATCATTAAAGATATAAATAATTTAATACATTAG
- a CDS encoding glycosyltransferase, translated as MNYLTEVSVLMPVFNGEKYLKESIESILNQTYNNFEFIIINDGSTDNSLHIINEYAKKDNRIVVISRKNKGLVYSLNEGLAIAKGEYVARMDCDDVSMPERFGKQVQYMEQNREVSIIGTFIQTFGILDEQIKTKYERWFNFKFDTKNIEEIFLKRCVICHPSVMMRKKVLQDLNGYSYKYKCAEDYDLWLRAIKKGYKLAQLEEKLIKYRVHTESKSYKDNQDYSAIKDVINIKLDYVQNMIGNKNMNYIIWGAGNGGAIAENILKYRIPNSKLVGYIDKYKKGILNNISIYKPDEIKKINFDYVFIATVPGREEAEEYLNKLGLISIKNYIHLI; from the coding sequence ATGAACTATTTAACTGAAGTCTCTGTTCTTATGCCTGTATTTAATGGTGAAAAATATTTAAAAGAATCAATAGAAAGCATTTTAAATCAAACTTATAATAATTTTGAATTTATAATAATCAACGATGGTTCAACAGATAATTCTCTACACATAATAAATGAATATGCTAAAAAAGATAATAGAATAGTAGTAATTTCTAGAAAAAACAAAGGACTAGTATATTCATTAAATGAGGGCTTAGCAATTGCTAAAGGGGAATATGTTGCAAGAATGGATTGTGACGATGTTTCTATGCCTGAAAGATTTGGAAAACAAGTTCAATATATGGAACAAAACAGAGAAGTATCTATAATAGGAACATTTATACAAACATTTGGTATTCTAGATGAGCAAATAAAGACAAAATATGAGAGATGGTTTAATTTTAAATTCGACACTAAAAATATTGAAGAAATTTTTTTAAAGAGATGTGTTATATGCCATCCGTCAGTTATGATGAGGAAGAAAGTTTTACAGGATTTGAATGGATATAGTTATAAGTATAAATGTGCTGAAGATTATGATCTTTGGTTAAGGGCTATTAAAAAAGGCTATAAATTAGCACAGTTAGAAGAAAAGCTTATTAAATATAGGGTACACACTGAATCGAAATCATACAAAGATAATCAAGATTATAGTGCTATTAAAGACGTCATAAATATAAAATTAGATTATGTACAAAATATGATAGGAAATAAAAATATGAATTACATAATATGGGGAGCAGGTAACGGAGGAGCGATTGCTGAAAATATTTTAAAATACAGGATCCCTAACTCTAAACTTGTTGGCTATATAGATAAATACAAAAAAGGTATTTTAAATAATATAAGTATTTACAAGCCCGATGAAATCAAAAAAATAAATTTCGATTATGTGTTTATAGCGACTGTACCAGGAAGGGAAGAGGCAGAAGAATATCTAAACAAATTAGGGTTAATTAGTATTAAAAATTATATTCATCTTATATAG
- a CDS encoding glycosyltransferase: protein MNIMMITNANILDKSCLGIFKKMFAQARALIQHNSIVNFVYMKDHSIVIHNINYKNESIIKPRSRKDIYTKIIENVDIKEVEALYIRYPLSNYRFIDFLRNIKKKSKKIKVVVEFPTFPYDAELKNDELGLYIDRIYRRLLFLYVDVCVCYDEYKSILGIPAISITNGIEVEKVRIAEYKKYDENSLHLIAVGSISKWHGYDRLLEGLNRYYKKSNDKFKVYFHIVGSGSELSKLQQIVKQYGLDEYVIFWGSKEKRELDDIYEKCHIGIGSLGMHRIGLKYGAPLKVREYCARGIPFVIGYKDRDFSDKFEYVLNIENNEDPISVEEIITFYKKVYQNPDYKQKMRDYAVKNLTWEIKMKPIIDQICNKV, encoded by the coding sequence ATGAATATAATGATGATAACTAATGCAAATATTTTAGATAAATCGTGTTTAGGTATCTTTAAAAAGATGTTTGCCCAGGCTCGAGCACTTATACAACATAATAGTATAGTAAATTTTGTTTACATGAAAGATCATTCTATAGTTATACATAATATAAACTACAAAAATGAAAGTATTATTAAACCAAGAAGTAGAAAAGATATATATACTAAAATTATTGAAAATGTGGATATTAAAGAAGTTGAAGCATTATATATAAGATATCCTTTATCCAACTACAGATTCATAGATTTTTTAAGAAATATTAAGAAGAAATCTAAAAAAATCAAGGTAGTTGTTGAGTTTCCTACATTTCCTTATGATGCAGAATTAAAAAATGATGAACTAGGGTTGTATATAGATAGAATTTATAGGAGATTGTTATTCCTATATGTTGATGTTTGTGTTTGTTACGATGAATATAAATCTATTTTGGGAATACCAGCTATTAGCATAACTAATGGAATTGAAGTAGAAAAAGTCAGGATTGCAGAATATAAAAAATATGATGAAAATAGTTTACATTTAATAGCAGTGGGAAGCATATCCAAATGGCATGGATATGATAGATTATTAGAAGGATTAAATAGGTATTACAAGAAAAGTAATGATAAATTTAAAGTTTATTTTCATATTGTTGGCTCGGGTAGTGAGTTAAGTAAACTTCAGCAAATAGTCAAACAGTATGGTTTAGATGAGTATGTTATTTTCTGGGGGTCAAAGGAAAAAAGAGAATTAGATGATATTTATGAAAAATGCCATATTGGAATAGGTAGTCTTGGCATGCACAGGATAGGATTAAAATATGGTGCACCCTTGAAAGTAAGAGAATATTGTGCTAGGGGCATTCCTTTTGTTATAGGATATAAAGACCGTGATTTTTCAGATAAATTTGAATATGTATTAAACATAGAAAATAATGAAGATCCTATTAGTGTTGAGGAAATAATAACATTTTACAAAAAAGTATATCAAAATCCTGATTATAAGCAAAAAATGCGGGATTATGCGGTAAAGAACCTCACTTGGGAAATTAAGATGAAGCCTATTATCGATCAGATATGTAATAAAGTATAA